Proteins co-encoded in one Bacillus kexueae genomic window:
- a CDS encoding ABC transporter permease: protein MFVYTVRRMFSLIPVLFGMTIVVFLIIRAIPGDPAQVILGQQATKEAVAALTKELGLDNPWHIQYIDYVKQLLSGDLGTSLRTRAPINQELWPYLAATMELTLVAMIIAVVIGVNAGIISAWYSNSWFDYVAMVFALIGVSMPIFWLGLMEQWIFSINLGWLPSTGREEVRDPVTAITNLYLIDTLLQGRTDQFVQVLKHLLLPSIALATIPMAIIARMTRSSMLEVMKSDYVRTARAKGVRMFWVVYKHSLKNAVIPVLTVVGLQTGLLLGGAILTETIFGWPGVGRYLYDAITYRDYPVIQSGILIIATIFVFINLIVDLLYAVIDPRIKYDQ, encoded by the coding sequence CAGCTCAAGTTATTCTCGGTCAGCAGGCGACAAAAGAAGCTGTAGCGGCTTTAACGAAGGAGCTTGGTCTGGATAATCCGTGGCATATTCAATACATCGATTATGTGAAACAGCTTTTAAGTGGGGATTTAGGAACTTCTTTACGGACGAGAGCTCCTATCAATCAAGAACTGTGGCCGTATTTAGCCGCAACAATGGAATTAACGTTAGTAGCGATGATTATTGCTGTTGTTATTGGGGTCAATGCGGGAATTATCAGTGCATGGTACTCCAATTCATGGTTTGATTATGTGGCGATGGTTTTCGCATTAATCGGCGTATCGATGCCTATTTTCTGGTTAGGTTTGATGGAACAATGGATTTTTTCCATCAATTTAGGGTGGCTCCCGTCGACGGGTCGAGAAGAAGTGCGGGACCCTGTTACAGCGATTACGAACTTGTATTTAATTGATACACTTCTGCAAGGTAGAACGGATCAGTTTGTTCAGGTATTAAAGCATCTGTTGTTACCGAGTATCGCATTAGCAACCATTCCGATGGCGATTATTGCTCGTATGACGCGCTCTTCCATGCTTGAGGTTATGAAATCTGATTACGTTCGTACAGCTCGTGCAAAGGGTGTGCGAATGTTTTGGGTAGTTTATAAACATTCGTTAAAAAATGCTGTTATTCCAGTGTTGACAGTAGTAGGTTTGCAAACAGGTCTTTTGCTTGGGGGAGCGATTTTAACAGAGACCATTTTTGGTTGGCCTGGTGTAGGACGATATTTGTATGATGCGATTACTTATCGTGACTACCCAGTTATTCAGTCAGGTATTTTAATCATTGCGACCATATTTGTCTTTATAAATTTGATTGTTGATTTACTCTATGCGGTCATAGATCCACGCATTAAATATGACCAGTAA
- the nikC gene encoding nickel transporter permease has protein sequence MAELARNDVNVQIQEDKVKSPLQEAWETFRKNKIALLGLGIVVFFILVAIFAPLIAPYGFKEQQLSERLLPPSSDHWFGTDDFGRDIFSRIIYGARISLWVGFFAVLGSAIIGSALGIIAAYYGRWVDTIISRIFDIMLAFPSILLAIAVIAILGPSLQNALIAIAIINIPNFGRLVRSRVLSVKQEEYIMAAKAIGMKDFRILVHHILPNSLTPIIVQGSLAIATAILEAAALGFLGLGAQAPTPEWGKMLSDSKQYLMQAPWTLIFPGLAIMLTVLGFNLMGDGLRDALDPKMKD, from the coding sequence ATGGCTGAACTTGCAAGAAATGATGTAAACGTTCAAATACAAGAAGACAAAGTGAAATCGCCCTTACAAGAAGCTTGGGAAACGTTTCGGAAAAATAAAATTGCCCTGTTAGGGTTAGGGATCGTTGTCTTTTTTATCCTTGTAGCCATTTTTGCACCACTTATCGCACCGTATGGATTTAAAGAACAACAATTGTCTGAACGGCTTTTACCTCCGTCAAGCGACCATTGGTTTGGTACAGACGACTTCGGACGAGATATTTTTTCGCGAATTATTTATGGAGCGCGAATCTCATTGTGGGTAGGATTTTTTGCAGTATTAGGCTCTGCCATAATTGGATCAGCACTTGGGATTATTGCCGCTTATTACGGAAGATGGGTTGATACGATTATTTCACGAATTTTTGATATTATGCTTGCATTCCCTAGTATTCTTCTAGCTATCGCGGTTATCGCAATTTTAGGACCTTCTCTTCAAAATGCTTTGATTGCCATAGCGATTATTAATATTCCGAACTTCGGACGCTTAGTTCGATCTCGTGTATTAAGTGTGAAACAAGAAGAATATATTATGGCGGCAAAAGCCATTGGAATGAAAGATTTCCGAATCTTAGTTCATCACATCTTACCAAATAGCTTAACGCCAATCATTGTTCAAGGGTCTCTTGCGATTGCGACGGCGATTTTAGAAGCAGCCGCGTTAGGATTCCTAGGGCTAGGTGCACAAGCGCCGACACCTGAATGGGGGAAAATGCTTTCTGACTCCAAGCAATATTTAATGCAAGCGCCATGGACACTAATCTTCCCTGGTTTAGCTATTATGCTGACGGTTTTAGGCTTTAACTTAATGGGAGATGGATTGCGTGATGCATTGGATCCAAAAATGAAAGATTAA